TATATAATCTAGTAGGTAAACTAGAGATTACTTGAGTAATCACACACTTAGAAATGTAAAGCAGCACAGGTGAATGAGAAGCACAGATCCCTGACCTCATATGAGGCTTACAGGTAATAGGAGAGGCAATCTGAGGCTAGGATCAGGGACCAGTCTGGGGTAGGGCATAGTTCTGTTAGGGGCCAGGGTCAAAGCTCGGTGTGTAGCTGGAATCAGGGATCAATTGAGGCCAGGGGCGGGGCTCAGTCTAGGGCAAATCACAACTCAGAGGTCAGAGTTGGGGCTCAGAATGTGGCCAGGGCAGGGCTCAATTTGGGATAGGGCTGAGCTAAGTCTGAGACGGGTGCCAAGTCGCTCTCATTGCTAGCATGAACTCACGGTGGGGCCGTTTAATAAACTCTAGGCTTCTCTGGACCTCTGTTTTAtcactgtaaaatggggagatcTCTGCCTACCCCCAGGCCTGTGGGAATTGAGTGAGCTAATGATGGAAGTATGGAAGTGAAGGATTATACTTCTGTTGGGCTGCTCATGACTCCAAGCCTGGCCCCCTGGGGCTCTCCTCCCCCCTGCCAGGCCCAGGAGGCCATGCCATCCTCGCCTATGTCTCCAGCTGCGGGAAACCGCCACCTCAGCCCGGGATCTGTTCCAAGAGGAGTCTGGAGATTTCGCAAAGCCCTTTGAACAACAAAGGCCACAGGAGCGATATTTCCTCCTGGGGGCTGACCGCCCAGTGGCTCCTTTATCTTGGCAACCAGGCTTGGAGAGCCGTTCTTGGAAAGAGCTTGTGTGGGGCGTGTGCGGGTGCATGTGAgtgtgagcgtgtgtgcacaAAGCCGCTCTTTGTCGCCATCTCCACCTGAGCAGCCTGGCAGACCTGGAAGCCTGGGTCCTTCACAGGGTCACCCCCTCCATCCCCCCCGCCTCCATGCAGATGTGCTGGGCggtcgggggtgggggaaggacgcTTTGGTTTCTCCCTTAAGATTCTCTtggagggagaattccaagaaACAGGAGCTCCATTACCTCAGGAAGAATCCAGATTAGGCTGAAGTGGATGCTTGACAACacgggagagaaggaagagagtttTGGTTCTTTTAGAAGGTACAGGATATCCTCAGACCCTGGGACCTCTCCCTCTGGAGGCAGCACCGACAAATGGCCCAAAATGCTTCCCTCATTCGGGCTCACCTTCAGTCTGCTCTTTGCAAGCCACCTTCAATCTGCCTCTCGGACTGTGGGATATGGGGAAAGTCCCTCTCAGGGTCTTAGTCCTGTTTTTAAGTCAGGCTTGGACTCAAGTACCTTAGACTGGACTGGGTGGACGCTACAATACACAGACAGGGCCCTGAGTAGCTGGAGCTGCAGGAGGAGTCTATCTGCCTGCCTTCTCATCTCCTTTTCCCCCATTCCAGCCACCAGAACCCTGCCAAGCCCAAGGGAATGGACAAAGGTAGGGGTGGCAGCTGGCCCGCTGGAGGAGCAGGCTTAGGGATGGGCTGGAGGTTCTTGCTACAGGTTCTCAGAACAGACATCTGCAGGGATCTCTAGTTCAGTCTCCATTCGGGCAGGGGTCACTAACACCCAGCCCCTGCTCACAAATCTGCAGGGATGGGGAGCTCCTTGCCAGGTCTGACTCTTGTGAAGTTCTTCCTCCTGCTGTGCTGAAACCTGCCACCTCCTCATCAGGCCCCGgtctgaggtgggggtgggggactgtgCACACAGAGCGTGTCTATTCATCTTGTTCTGGGATGTCCAACCAAATCATGTGGGGCCTCACACACTCACTGTGCCCTTTCCCACCTGCCTTTGCTCCTGCTGATTCCTCCTGGGGAAAGTCTAGTCATTATACAGAGCCCACTCACAAACCACCCTCTCTCCAGGGAGTCTGGCCTGATAACACCAGGGGAGAGGAAGCCCCTTCCCTCTCTTGAACCCCCTTGGCTACTGTGTACAGTTCTTACCCACACGCAGATGGAACACCCCGGGTAGGACATGGCATGGCTCAAAGCCTGGCTCCGAGTTAGTATTCAACCTGAATACCATTCTTGTCAAGTTGAACTGGAGGAACAGTATGAAGGACAAGCTCTGCCTACAATCTCGGGCACCTGATTCCTGTCTGGCTTTGCCGTGCGGCCTTGAGCAAGCCCTGGCTTTTTCTAGGCCTCTGTTTCCTGTGTAGATGTTGGAGGGTAGTCTATAtaggctgcctgcctgccttagAGAGCCTTGGTTTCTGAATGTCCTGCTTGGTTTTCTTTACTGTGTGATattcacaccccacccccaccttccccagTTTCCTCAAGTGTTCCTTCCAggacctctttctttttttttttttaattttttttttaacgtttatttatttttgagacagagagagacagagcatggacgggggagggtcagagagagggagacacagaatccaaaacaggctccaggctcagagctgtcagcacagagcccgacacggggctcgaactcacagaccgcgagatcatgacctgagccaaagttggccgcttaaccaactgagccacccaggcgcccctccaggagCTCTTTCTATGCTGGGTATGGCCAGTTGTAGGTGCAGACAGGGCTTAGAGGGACTTGTGTAGCAAAGGCCTAGCAGCAGCCTAAGGAAGTAGGTGAAAGGGTCTTCAGGGATGGCACCCAAGGATGGGTGAgcaccctctcccttctcttgtCTCACTCATGACATCCTTATGAGATGAAGCTGGCCCTGAGGCAGAGCAATAGCACAGCCCCCTGTCTCTTCTGGAGGCCATGGCTCTGTCCCGGCACAGGCTTTAGCTCCTACCTCTCAGTCCTGAGCACCAATGTCCAGAGTTTAGGGACCACAGCCCAAGCTTTGTCAGGTGGACGGGAGGCACTTCAGTCAGTTAATTTTATTGAGTACCGTCCACAGGCCAGACAGAGCTggggtgctggggatacagtgaTGAACAGACTGTCTCAGCTCCAAATGCACTTAGTGCTAGTGGGGAGAGACATGGATAagcaatgaaataaatacatctgGGATGCTGATTAAAGGTtatgaagaaactaaaatagaGAGTGGGGTCAAGGCTCAGTGCATGGCTGGGGTCAGGGTTCAGCCAAGGAGACCAGTGGAATGACCAGACTAAGAGTGAAGCCAGAGCTGACCAGACAGATCCATAGCCAGGTGGACAGCAGGTGAGTAAAGAGGTTGGCCCGGGCCTGGAGGAAGGACTGAAGGCTCCTGGGAGAGAGGGGGTGGTggtagggggggtgggggaggtgggatcTATTAAACTGATGACTCCAGGCCCTAATCCTGTGCCAGGCCTAGGCGggtagttggggggggggggagcaccccTGCTGGGGTATAATTTCACGCTGAAGGGTCTGATGGGGCGTCCCACGGACTGATCCTTTCTGGATCAGAAAACCCACTTCCCTTTGTCACATGCAGGGCGATTAATGCCTTAACCCTTTATGGGCTGGCCTGGGGCCAGTCCTGCCCCATCTCACTTCCAGCTCCTTGGGATCTAGTCAGAGCCCTTTGCCTCCAGCCCCAGGAGCTCCTGGACCTGCTCTTACTTGCAGAGAGGGAGAAGTTGTCACTGAGGAAAGCCAGGGGTTGGGTTCCAAAACCAGAAGCTTGAGGTCTAGTCTAATccaccaggaagccttcccacGTGTGCCATGGTGAGGCCCTCACCACCTTCCAGGGGAGCCCCTCCCACTGGCAATAAGCAACAAACCCATAAAGTCCCGAGACCCATCAATGAGGAACGAACACTGGATGCCCCAGTGTCCCCTGAACACTTACAAGCCATGCCTCTGGTAACACCCCAGGGACGTCCCTGCTCATTTTGTCCAATGGCGGCATTCCAGCCTGGGCAGGCCATCACGTCAGCCCCagcctctctgtcctccctcggCCACGTCCCCTCCCTGCCTTGGTTCAAAGACCCACCAGGAAGTTGTCGTAccttctctggcccttcccttcgCTCCTCCCAGTCTAACTTCAAGGCGTCACCGTGCagctccctggggtgggggaggggcagggacctgCTGGGCCTCCTCTAAGCTCCCTGGGTCTCTAAAACCCCAGCACCATTAAAAGAAAGCCCCTAAATGTTATTTACACTTCGGAGTCTTAAAAACCATTAACAAAAGCCACTTAATTCAATTATCTTCCCGGCTGGCTCAGTTCTCAGCGCTGAGCAAGGGCCTCCCCTTgccgcctcctccctctccccgcccccccccccccactgtcatTGTGTCGGGCTAATGAGGTAAACTGAAGCGAGCCCTGTCCCCCCTGACAGGTTTATGAGAATTTAATAAAGCGTGGCCGGGACCAAATGAGTTGCCTCAGCCTCCGAGAGCTCATTGTCTTTGGCGTCAGCGTTTTTTGACTAGagctgtcccctcccccgcccgggcTCCTGCCTGGCTTGGTCCCCATTCCCAAGGTGAGCTGGCCAGTGAGCCTGGTAGAGGACAGCTTGGCCCTGCAGGGCAAGACACCCAGGCTGTACCCTGAGTAGGGCAGAAACTGAATTGGCCCGCGTGCCTTGGGGACAGGTGTGTGGTCTTCCCAGCCCTCATACACACCAGACCCCAGGAGTGTACGGGGACCTCTGGGACTTCTACTACCCAGCCCACACTGCCCTCACGCTCACGGGCCCCTGCCAACCTGAGGCTGAGGCCTGGCTGGTGCCACCTTGAGCATGATTCACTCTTTCTTGCCTATTTGGAGTGACCAGCCagagtgaggagggaaggggcatcCAGAGCACAGGGGACACAAGTCCTCAGTCATGGCCTGGTCCGTGGAAGGACACTTTCACATGGAAGGTCACCTTCTCCTCACATTTTCCCTGAAAGGTAACAAGGGGTAGACAATGAGAGGGACTTGCTCAAGGTTCCTAGGGAGTCAGAAGTGCAGATGGAAGAAATTCAGCCTGCAGGCCCCTCAGACAtccaggcagggaggaaggcCCCCCACCTGGAGCTCCAAGGGTATTTGGAGAAGGCCTGGCCGTCCTTCTTCCCTCATGTCCTAGACAGCCTTTCTGTCTGGCCTCTCAGGGGTCTAATGTCCAGGAGTTTCTGGACCATTCAGAGATCcagaattccttttctttccctcaaaaGTATTTCCAGGAGTTATTTCCTTCTGGGACTGAAGCCTGACTCGGTCTGTGACCATGATGAAAATTCAGTCTTTGTCCAGGGTTAGTGTTCAATGTATGGATCAGGGTCAGAGTTCAGGTTGGGACCACAATAAGGGCTTAATGTAGACCCATGATCAAGACTCAGTCTGTGCCCAGGTCAGGGTTTAATTTTTGATAAAGATCAGGGTTTAGTTTATGGACTGAGTTAGAACTCAGTGTAAGATCAGGATCAGGATTCAGTGTAGGGACCAGGCAGTGTCAAGCCTCAGATTATGACCAGGATCATGTTTAGGCCAGGACTCAGTATGGACTGGGGTGAGGTCTCAGTCTAAGATCAAGATAACCAGACTCAGGTCTTACCTGTGACCTTGATAGAGGCTGTCCAGGATCAGGCCTCCCTCTGTAATAAGGTCAGGTTTCGGCGTTGGAGGTGTCAGTAAACTTGGGTGACCCCACCCCCAGTCCTTGTATGCCCAGCTCCttgctccccctcctcctcagggGTTTGCCCTCAGAAGGGGAAAAGGCCAATACAGTCTGGCTGGGCTGAGAAGTCTCCATCCCCTGTCATGTGCCTAGAGTGCCCTCTGGTGGCACTCCCTAGCAGTGCCTATTTCCTCAGGCTTCCCCAGTCCATCTGGCCATCTCCTACTTCGGGGAGCCTACCCCTCAGGCACTTCCATCCACACCCATCTAGCCAGCTCTACGTTCCTGCGTCACCCCACCTTCCACAAAGAGGTGGAAAACAGGAACTGGCCATGGCAAGTCCCACACACGTAAGGggcttttctcccttcctgcccAGAGCAGGCATCTTAATAATTCCCTATTACTGGGGGCCTGGGGTCTTTGCCACGTGATAAGACCCACACCTTTTAGTCatccaacaaatatgtattgtgtACTTACCTTGTGCCAGGTGAACACCTGAGTGCAGAGCAGTGAACAAGCCGGAAGTGCTAACTTCTTGGAGCTCACATTCCACTCACTTCTCCCCAATCCCCAACTCCCCAAGTCCACAGACCGCCTCAGCAAGGCACTTGCATCAGAAGGTTGGGTGGGATGCAGAACTGGGCAATTCAATGTTCCTTCTCTATCCTAGATTCAGAGGTTAGACTATTCTAGATTCTGAGTTCTCTGTCTTCATGTCTCAGGTGCCTCATCTGGACTCGTGGCTTCCCGACCATCCATATGACAATGGCTTCTAAATCTGCATCCTCTCTTTCCAGAACTCAGGGCTGTGCCTCCAGCAATCACAGGACAGCTCCCCTGGGTTAACAGAATTTTCCTCTTACCACAGCCCTGACTCTTCCTCCACCCTATGCTGAGCTCTCAAATCAAAATTCTAGAAGTTCTTCCTGGAGTCCTCTCTTTCACTCCTCTTGAACTTCCCCAACAGAGAGACCTCCAAAATGGATATAGAATCTGTCCACTTCCCAGCCACCACTCCAGTCCCAGCACCCCCAGCATATCTCACTGCAATAACCTCCCACTCCACCCTGTTTTCCCTCTTGCCCCTCGACACTCTATTTTCCACACAGAAGGCAGAGCGATCTTCACCATCATAAATCAGACAACGTcacttccctgcttaaaaccctccacCTCACTGAGAGTAAAATCCCAACTCTGCATCCTGGTTTACTAAGCTGTACATGAGCTGAGCAagatgccccccctccccaccctccccaacttCATCTACAGCTCTTCTTTCTTGGTTGAACACAGAGGCTAAGTTCATTCTCACCTTAGGGCTTTTGCACTGGCCATTTCCTGAGCTTGAAATGTTCTTGCCCTAGACCTTTGCATGACTGACTCTTGTCAGTCAGagctcagcttaaatgtcacctctcaGAGAAGACCTCCCCAGCCACCCGACAAGTCCCTCTGTCACATCTTCTTATGGTGATTTTCTGCACGGCACTTCCGCTAGCTAAcattttttgtcttgtttactTAAttctttattgtctgtctcccccaagTAGATGTAAGCCCCCCTCCAGAGCTTGTTCACCGCTATATTCTCAGTGCTGGACACATAGTTGGGTTCaggaattgtttatttttttaagtttatttatttatttattttgagagagacagagaaagcacgagtgggggaaggcagagagagagggagagtgggggggaatctcaagcaggcttccacactgtcagcgaagagcctgacgtggggctcgagcccacgaactgtgagatcatgacctgagccgaaaccaagagttaaccaccacttaactgactgagccacccagacgcccctcaagaATTGTTTAAATCATTAGTAAAAAATGGTCCTAAGTGGCTGCCCTCATTTCTTCTGGTGGGAACAGAGGGAGGAGATCCGAGTTCCCAGCACCTTAGTAGGCTCCCTTGTCCCAGGCTATTGGGAGTTCCCTCCGGGAAGTGGGGCTCACCCTGCCAACCCCTGAGCTCCACAGGCCCCAGGAAGCACCCCTCCTTTCAGAAGGACCAGCTGTGCCTCCTACACTTGCAGCCCCTGGACTTCTGAGGACAGGCCCTCGTGCCTCCATTCTCAGAGTCTcaggggaggagtgggagggTCTGGCCCTCATCTCAGCGCCCCTGTGCGGTGTCCCTGCAAGCCAGTCCTGGCCTGAATTCCTCGAGGTCAGGGAGCCCGCTGCTCCTGTGCTGTCAGAGTTGTGTCTTCACTGTCCACAGACTGGCCCCCTGAGCCTGCCTGAGAGGAGCCTgcagactggggggggggggaggggggcagagccaTCATCCAGCTTCTGTGTCAGAGAGTGAGGTGTTCCTGGGCCTTGCTGGCTCCTCAGTGGTCTACTGCCCTAGAAGGGCCTGAAGGAGTGTGAGGGGAAGAGCCCCCACCCACAGTAGGAGGCCCAGGAAAGATacagggagtgggggagtggTTTCTAGGGCTGGCTGTTTGGGAAGTGGGCCCTGGGGTATGGGGAATATCTCCTAATGTacctgtggagggggaggggacacagaagaGACAAAGGATGCCCTTTGGCTAGGGGAGGCAATGGAAGGGAGACTTCAGCGAGCCAATGTTTCCCCCtggtgccccccctccccaattcaaTTCACTCACACCATGCATTTGTGGCACTGAGCCCTTATCACATGCTcactcttcctcccaccctcccagaCAGGACCTGGAAGTCTTtggcagggagaagaggaaggtctGGTGGTGTAATTCTAGGCCTCTGCCAGCAGGTGGGAGAGAGATTGGGGCTGGGCCTACCATTCCAGGCTAGAATCTGGGGGGCCTCGTCTTAAAGAGGGTGGTCCAGACCACACCCCAAGGCAGCATCAGCAGTGGCCCCTCTCACCTCCTGCTCTACCAAGGCAGCAGCAGGTGGCGTCTGAGGCAGCAGACCAGTGATCCAGAAGTGAAACCTGGGAAGGCGGACTTTCTTGCATGTGCATGCTCAAgcgtgtccacacacacacacacacacagtggggggtggggaagtgttCTGAGAAGAGGTCATCAGCTCCAGGGGCTGGATGCTTCGAAGGTTAGGGCCCATCGATCCATGTGAATTAATAGAAATGACCTGCTTGCACCTACGCAGACAGATTCACTTTTCTCCAGGTCAGTGGTGGGGGAgacagcaggagaggcagaggcagaaagggagtgaggggaagggaagagtcagagggggaagaggcagagagggggtcAGCCCTTCCCAGGGCTGGGGGGAAATCCCAGACCAGGGAAGAAGAGCAGTAGAGTCCACCCTGGGAAGAAAAAGGGAGGCTGCTGAAGCCCAAGATCGATGGGCAGGAAGTTACAGCCAGCAAGGGGTGTGCCACCATCTCTGGGCACAGCTTTCCTGTGTCTCTGCAGCGAGGAGGGGCTGGCCCAGGGTTGCGGgatctccgcccccccccccccctccccagctcccttgcTTCTCTTGTGAGGTGGCCTCCATCCCTCTACCAGATGCCCTCACTCACTGGGCAGAACGCAGGCATGTCAGGGGAAAGGTGTAGGCTTTGACCAGCCCCGGGGAGCGCTTCTCTCATCCTTCTCACTGGGTGACTCACTCCTtaaccaccaccacacacacccacacacactctcacattcGTGTATGACGTTAGATACTGTCACCCAAATACTCCCACACTCCCCATCTCTTACGCGTAGCCAGGCAACCCCATGCACAGACACATAGATTCACCCCGCTCCCAATCTCACACACTTGTTCCCACGATGATTGGTCACACACTCCTCTCCCCTGGGGTCCCCTTCTAGGTCTCCAAGAGGGGCCGGTGCTAGGAAGATGAGGCACTTGGCTAGGAGGACCCCAGAATCAAGGGTGCTCAGCCAGAAGGTCCACAGGCAGCCTCTCACCCCAGGCTGCACCATCACAGAGGACTGGACTCTAGAGGTGCTTTACTGAGGAGAGAGGCTCATCGGGAATGCAGTGGGGATCACACTGAGGCCTTCCTGGTTGGAGGAGCCCCCTCACCATTCATCCCTGTCTGCTTCAGCCTCAACTCCCCCGGATCTGATCTACCAGTCAGTGGAGTACTCAACCCAGCTCTACCTTAGGAGACTATCCTGGCTCAAATCAGGACCTCCTCACACCCCCTTAATCCCAAAAGATCATGTTGGGGTAGAGACAAGGAGAGCAGAAGGAGAAGTGGGAGCTGGTGGCCTTACACCGTGCGCAGGGcattcctccctgcccctgcttcctcccaccccttGGGCTCAGGGGCCTTGCTGGTAGTCCCTCTCAGAGCAGCTCTGTTCACAGTGCCCGCGTGCCatgggtggtggtggtagggaTCGAAGGTCCAGGGGCCCCGTTGCTTCAAGTCTAGGGGGTGAGGTAAAGtagggcccagcagaccccactTAATGGGCCAAGGCACAGCTCCCTCCTTTGGCGAGTGTGTCTCTTCACCGTCACATTCTCCCCTCCAGACGTTCCAGAGATGGGACAGATGAGGCCACCTGTGCCCAGCACCCGAcccatatggatttttttttttctttttccttttccttcttctccttcctctctcccactcctcttttttcttaagtggCACCGAACGAAGGGAGCCCGACGGGGAGTCAGGGCCCGGCACCGGGTCCGCTAGGGGGCGACGCGCTCCCGGGGCAGGTTGAGCTGGACCCCTTCGGTGCGCGGCGCATAGGCCGCCGCGGGCGCGGAGGCGTCCAGGGCGAAGGGGCCGGGGCTGGAGCGGCTCGAAGACGCGGCCGAGGCGGCAGGGCTGAGCTGCACGGCCGTGGTGTCCTGCGCCGTGCGCTCGCTGCTCTCCATCTCCAGCGCCAccggcccgccgccgccgccccggcccgGGCCCGAGGCCGCCGCCGAGCgcgcgcggggcgcggggccccGGCGGCTACACGCGCAGCAGGCCGCGAAGCAGACGAGCGCCAGCGCCAGCAGCGCCGGCCCCACGACGAGCGGCGCGTTGCTCCGGGGTGGGAAGGAGGCGAAGGCGCCCACCAGCGTCACGTTCACGCCCGCCAGCAGCACGCACAGGCCGCAGGCGCAGAACAGCGCCGGCGACGGCAGCCCGGGCAGTCGACCCCGAGCGCGGCCCGCGAGCGCCTGGGCCGGGGCGCCTCGGCTCCTCTCTGGGGGCGGCATGGGCCTGGGGACGCCGGGCACGCATCAGGCTCCGTCCTGCCGCCGGCCCGGCCAGGCCCACCTGGCGAGCTCACGGGAGTCCTGTGGGCACAGAGCGGGAGGGAGGGTCAGCGGGGCACCTCAGTTTCCAGAACTCTCAGGTCTGGGGCGACACTCAGTGCCTGGGAGTGCCGCGGTTATCTTGGCCAGCCCTCTGCTTCTGCCTCCGGGGAGCAGAACCCATCCTGTATGGGAATTGGCCCTGGGCTCTCTGGTGGCTAATCTTACCATCCTCCCTCCAGTCCTTCAGACAGATGCAATCCCTCCACCTCCTCtactccaggaagccttcctgcaTTAATTAAATTAAGCGAGTGAAAGGTTGTAAAGTGCCCAGCGTGTGCCTAGGTGCTCATAAAATGA
The window above is part of the Prionailurus bengalensis isolate Pbe53 chromosome C1, Fcat_Pben_1.1_paternal_pri, whole genome shotgun sequence genome. Proteins encoded here:
- the TMEM275 gene encoding transmembrane protein 275, which translates into the protein MPPPERSRGAPAQALAGRARGRLPGLPSPALFCACGLCVLLAGVNVTLVGAFASFPPRSNAPLVVGPALLALALVCFAACCACSRRGPAPRARSAAASGPGRGGGGGPVALEMESSERTAQDTTAVQLSPAASAASSSRSSPGPFALDASAPAAAYAPRTEGVQLNLPRERVAP